In the genome of Halapricum salinum, one region contains:
- the nucS gene encoding endonuclease NucS, with protein sequence METAHSVVETGLDSDALVTIFGECTVDYEGRAESTLGPGDRHVMCKPDGTVLVHTDEGHQPVNWQPPGCTHEVSVDDALVLRSERSTPEEELLVRFRDVEHVAAFDVTDPEELSLSGTEEDLRERVLDDPELIEPGFTPLSTERETPAGAVDIYGEDANGRSVVVELKRRRVGPDAVGQLARYVEALERDLHDEAEVRGILVAPSVTDRARTLLAERGLEFVSLEP encoded by the coding sequence ATCGAGACGGCCCACTCGGTCGTCGAGACGGGGCTGGACAGCGACGCACTCGTGACGATCTTCGGGGAATGTACCGTCGACTACGAGGGCCGGGCCGAGAGCACGCTCGGCCCCGGCGACCGCCACGTCATGTGCAAGCCCGACGGCACAGTACTGGTCCACACCGACGAGGGTCACCAGCCGGTGAACTGGCAACCACCGGGCTGCACCCACGAGGTTTCGGTCGACGACGCGCTCGTGCTCCGCAGCGAGCGCTCGACACCCGAGGAAGAACTGCTCGTCCGCTTTCGCGACGTCGAACACGTCGCCGCGTTCGACGTCACCGATCCCGAGGAACTCTCGCTGTCCGGCACCGAGGAAGACCTGCGCGAGCGCGTCCTCGACGACCCCGAACTGATCGAACCCGGGTTCACGCCGCTGTCGACCGAACGGGAGACGCCAGCCGGCGCGGTCGACATCTACGGCGAGGACGCCAACGGTCGCTCGGTCGTCGTGGAGTTGAAACGCCGGCGAGTCGGGCCCGACGCCGTGGGGCAACTCGCCCGCTACGTCGAGGCGCTCGAACGCGACCTCCACGACGAGGCCGAGGTTCGCGGGATCCTGGTCGCCCCGTCGGTGACCGACCGTGCGCGGACGTTGCTGGCCGAACGCGGCCTGGAGTTCGTCTCGCTGGAACCCTAG
- a CDS encoding DUF6735 family protein — translation MAHRALVAYERPGGRYDVHTSRWGGLDLSLAETISPADPYAGEAVDPVPRVVARPFADVLTMVDPARHEALYCVSSEYVVDTYLPLWFGLAHYLGEPAFGRGPDGLVVAVDSPADADAFREWFRAAKDTVAEAVVGGYLSRADARAVLADAVSQRGTGRELFDPWTNGETNEY, via the coding sequence GTGGCCCACCGCGCACTGGTCGCCTACGAGCGTCCCGGCGGCCGCTACGACGTCCACACCTCCCGGTGGGGTGGTCTCGACCTCTCCCTCGCCGAAACGATCAGTCCGGCCGACCCGTACGCCGGAGAGGCCGTCGACCCCGTCCCGCGAGTGGTCGCTCGCCCGTTCGCGGACGTATTGACGATGGTCGACCCCGCTCGCCACGAGGCGCTCTACTGCGTCAGCTCGGAGTACGTCGTCGACACCTACCTGCCACTGTGGTTCGGCCTCGCCCACTACCTCGGCGAGCCGGCGTTCGGTCGCGGACCCGACGGACTGGTCGTCGCGGTGGACTCGCCAGCCGACGCCGACGCGTTCCGGGAGTGGTTTCGAGCGGCGAAAGACACCGTCGCCGAGGCAGTCGTTGGCGGGTATCTCTCACGAGCCGACGCACGGGCGGTGCTCGCCGACGCAGTCAGCCAACGCGGGACGGGTCGAGAATTGTTCGATCCGTGGACAAACGGAGAAACGAACGAGTATTAG
- a CDS encoding DUF7535 family protein: MDTVTPPTSKKEVMHMGLTGYVIGACLVLVMLPLLPLLVGLKLLDVIRKGGGEQSS; this comes from the coding sequence ATGGACACCGTGACACCACCCACGAGCAAGAAAGAGGTCATGCACATGGGCCTCACCGGATACGTCATCGGTGCGTGTCTGGTGCTGGTTATGTTGCCCCTGTTGCCGCTTCTGGTCGGGTTGAAACTGCTCGATGTCATCAGAAAAGGCGGCGGCGAACAGTCGAGTTAG
- the lysW gene encoding lysine biosynthesis protein LysW produces the protein MADCPECGADVALHDDAEIGEIIDCATCGAELEVVGVDPAELDTAPELEEDWGE, from the coding sequence ATGGCAGACTGTCCCGAGTGCGGCGCAGACGTCGCGCTGCACGACGACGCAGAGATCGGAGAGATCATCGACTGTGCGACCTGCGGTGCGGAACTGGAAGTCGTCGGCGTCGACCCGGCGGAACTGGATACCGCACCCGAACTCGAAGAAGACTGGGGCGAATAG
- a CDS encoding sensor histidine kinase: MAAHSRSRPRWGGAWGVSVIGAGLLVAALAYGGRQFSTDALALYPLVEVGMVVTLCGTILGTGYWLHDSEFTDGDLWRIAIWVGLGIILLVGLTVWQLLTQVSGGVELEDPLLTLVVTQTVGATAGLLVGLYHVQSLRNARAAENAAAAAEEAQAVQEQLAFVHDLVRHHLRNGMHVIQSYTRLLDEHVDDSGAAHLETIERRSQRLVRLVDEMAPLATAIDPDDRQSSVNVRALLERETSHFTVTHPDCRIDVSGPDDVLVRADSLLSAAIETLLRGVIERSTVSGPTVDVEVSTADGQCHIEMAAIGPAIDGGIDQHLLTSSQRGPTADESAGDTDLHVAREVVERYDGELTVDDRTSRPRFVLTVPIDDADQ, from the coding sequence ATGGCTGCCCACTCGCGGTCGCGACCGCGGTGGGGTGGCGCCTGGGGCGTGAGTGTCATCGGCGCGGGGTTGCTCGTCGCCGCGCTGGCCTACGGCGGTCGCCAGTTCTCTACGGACGCGCTGGCGCTGTATCCGCTCGTCGAGGTCGGAATGGTGGTCACGCTTTGCGGAACGATCCTGGGGACGGGCTACTGGTTGCACGATAGCGAGTTCACCGACGGTGACCTCTGGCGGATCGCGATCTGGGTGGGTCTGGGGATCATCCTGCTGGTCGGGCTGACGGTCTGGCAACTGCTGACCCAGGTCAGCGGCGGGGTCGAACTCGAAGACCCGCTGTTGACGCTCGTGGTCACCCAGACTGTCGGGGCGACGGCAGGGTTGTTAGTCGGGCTCTATCACGTCCAGTCGCTTCGCAACGCCCGCGCCGCCGAGAACGCGGCCGCTGCGGCCGAGGAAGCCCAGGCCGTCCAGGAGCAACTGGCGTTCGTCCACGACCTCGTTCGCCATCACCTGCGCAACGGCATGCACGTCATCCAGTCGTACACGCGTCTGCTGGACGAGCACGTCGACGACTCCGGGGCAGCGCACCTGGAGACGATAGAGCGTCGGAGCCAGCGACTGGTCAGGCTGGTCGACGAGATGGCGCCGCTCGCGACGGCGATCGACCCCGACGATCGACAGTCCTCTGTGAACGTCCGGGCGCTGCTCGAACGCGAGACCTCTCACTTCACAGTCACCCATCCCGACTGCCGGATCGACGTCTCGGGACCGGACGACGTGCTGGTGCGGGCCGATTCGCTGCTGTCGGCGGCCATCGAGACGCTGTTGCGAGGTGTGATCGAACGGAGTACGGTCAGCGGCCCGACGGTCGACGTCGAGGTTTCGACAGCCGACGGGCAGTGTCACATCGAGATGGCCGCGATCGGCCCCGCAATCGACGGCGGGATCGATCAGCACCTTCTCACGAGTTCCCAGCGCGGACCGACAGCCGACGAGTCGGCCGGTGACACTGACCTCCACGTCGCCCGTGAAGTCGTCGAACGCTACGACGG